DNA sequence from the Methylomonas albis genome:
GCTGACAAGGTTTAGCGTTTGCAACTGGCATTGGATTCCGCAAGCTTGGCATATCTGTTTGGCGGAGTCGGCATCCTGGTGGAATGGCGGGCTTACTGGCTGGCGGACGGATTAGCATTTCGACGCTGGTCTGCGGCTGGCGCCTTGCTTTGGGCGGCTCAGTATCTATTGCTGGATGCCTGGACCGCCGGCTGGACCATGGCTAGTACCGCGTTGCGCACAATGCTGTCCGGCCGTGTGGAGAAGGGCTTTTACAAGCACTGGGCCGCAGCGGGTTTTGTGGCTCTGTTTACCGGACTGACGGTGT
Encoded proteins:
- a CDS encoding YgjV family protein, whose translation is MAYLFGGVGILVEWRAYWLADGLAFRRWSAAGALLWAAQYLLLDAWTAGWTMASTALRTMLSGRVEKGFYKHWAAAGFVALFTGLTVFSWQGQVSLLPAFAVVNTTLALFYLNNRRMRIALLASSLAWIGNDYIWQAWPALLAESVAMGINLRTIRKLFVNRG